From the genome of Thermofilaceae archaeon, one region includes:
- the cas6 gene encoding CRISPR system precrRNA processing endoribonuclease RAMP protein Cas6 — MPTPICTFTVDLVPLKQFVVTAWSGSFAVRVLYDVLKRRGVEFSKRERKPFVAEPPLLEDRYLLSGFHMGLNGRPHPRFGWRVVEAGQQLKFRYHFLDEVLAKVFIDALISEPVIDEPATRFELAGVSFEQVDVPKPSPPPSRVVVKSLEFAAPTCYQFYGYNVLYPSPVRTLVSALKKYAGVSGVDTKPVAERVHKAVELAGTPRVERVYVDIGEGRIVPAFMGRATIAMRGDEDLPVLLAALKLAERLGVGVSTSIGFGRVRVIGDQQEESVRGAEGQEE, encoded by the coding sequence GTGCCCACCCCCATTTGCACCTTCACGGTTGATCTTGTGCCGTTGAAGCAGTTCGTTGTGACGGCATGGAGCGGCAGCTTCGCCGTCAGAGTGCTGTACGACGTGCTGAAGAGGAGGGGCGTCGAGTTCAGTAAGAGGGAGAGAAAGCCGTTCGTAGCGGAACCCCCGCTGCTGGAGGATAGGTACCTGCTCTCGGGCTTTCATATGGGCCTCAACGGGAGGCCGCACCCCCGCTTCGGCTGGAGGGTGGTGGAGGCCGGACAGCAGCTCAAGTTCCGCTACCACTTCCTCGACGAGGTTCTAGCGAAGGTCTTCATCGACGCTCTCATCAGCGAACCGGTGATCGACGAGCCGGCCACTCGGTTCGAGCTCGCCGGCGTCTCCTTCGAGCAGGTTGATGTCCCGAAGCCAAGCCCTCCCCCATCCAGGGTCGTAGTGAAAAGCTTGGAGTTCGCAGCGCCGACCTGCTACCAGTTCTACGGGTACAACGTCCTCTACCCCTCACCCGTGAGAACTCTTGTCAGCGCGCTGAAGAAGTACGCGGGCGTCTCGGGCGTGGACACGAAACCCGTGGCGGAGCGCGTGCACAAAGCTGTTGAGCTCGCCGGGACGCCGCGGGTCGAGCGGGTGTACGTTGACATCGGCGAGGGGAGGATTGTTCCCGCATTCATGGGCCGCGCGACAATAGCGATGAGGGGGGACGAGGATCTACCGGTGCTTCTCGCGGCCCTCAAGCTGGCGGAGCGGCTGGGCGTCGGCGTCTCCACCTCGATCGGCTTCGGTAGAGTCAGAGTAATCGGAGACCAACAGGAGGAAAGCGTCAGGGGGGCGGAAGGCCAGGAGGAATAG
- a CDS encoding 2-oxoacid:ferredoxin oxidoreductase subunit beta, whose product MARSSQEYRTSIWVDWCPGCGNYGILSAVTQALAELELDPRSTVIVSGIGCSGKTPHFVNVSGVHTLHGRAIPFALGIKLANPDLTVIVHGGDGDLLGIGAGHFVAMGRRNVDITVVLHDNRVYGLTKGQASPTLPYGVKTKALVHPNIHYAVNPVALALASGYTFVARGYALDVKHLKELLKRAIRHKGAAFIDVLQPCPTFNDVHTPDYYRKITYYLDERGWDPTVREPAEAGEKLEHAFRLALEDERLALGVFYENPHIPTFEERISSMVAVYPRISPATSPVEREGRSLLSAEAFEELFRDYLIEVKPREPAA is encoded by the coding sequence ATGGCGCGTAGCTCGCAGGAGTACAGGACGAGCATCTGGGTCGACTGGTGCCCCGGCTGCGGCAATTACGGCATCCTCTCGGCCGTTACGCAGGCCCTCGCAGAGCTGGAGCTGGACCCCCGGTCGACGGTCATCGTTTCCGGCATAGGGTGCTCCGGCAAGACCCCGCACTTCGTCAACGTCTCAGGCGTCCACACTCTGCACGGGCGCGCCATCCCCTTCGCCCTGGGTATAAAGCTTGCCAACCCCGATCTAACGGTCATAGTGCACGGCGGCGATGGGGACCTCCTCGGCATCGGCGCAGGCCACTTCGTCGCCATGGGGAGGAGGAACGTGGACATCACTGTGGTGCTCCACGACAATAGGGTCTACGGGCTGACGAAGGGTCAGGCTTCACCCACCCTGCCCTACGGCGTCAAGACGAAAGCCCTCGTCCACCCCAACATCCACTACGCTGTTAACCCGGTGGCTCTCGCTCTCGCCTCGGGCTACACTTTCGTCGCCAGAGGCTACGCCCTTGATGTGAAGCATCTGAAGGAGCTCCTCAAGCGGGCAATTCGGCACAAGGGTGCCGCCTTCATAGACGTGCTGCAGCCCTGCCCCACCTTCAACGACGTCCACACGCCCGATTACTACAGGAAGATCACCTACTACCTGGACGAGAGGGGATGGGACCCCACTGTCAGGGAACCCGCAGAAGCTGGGGAGAAGCTGGAGCACGCTTTCAGGCTGGCTCTCGAGGACGAGAGGCTCGCCCTAGGCGTCTTCTACGAGAACCCGCACATCCCCACCTTCGAGGAGCGGATCTCATCCATGGTCGCAGTCTACCCAAGGATCTCGCCGGCCACGTCTCCCGTGGAGCGGGAAGGGAGGAGCCTATTATCGGCCGAGGCCTTCGAGGAGCTCTTCAGGGACTACCTGATCGAGGTTAAGCCCAGAGAGCCAGCAGCCTGA
- a CDS encoding 2-oxoacid:ferredoxin oxidoreductase subunit alpha — MKEVRLLLGGPQGGGLETAMMVLLRALALSGYGVLASREYYSNIVGRHSYILARACSNRTPLSLGYPVHVVAAMDAESVFTHAFDLAEGGILVFDADAGGKRLGDVVSMEDYTRERIRRRLAAMGIGDDLASLVRYLEESAGVKPLPISYRQVLARVGERLKLNPAYLSRYVSSVIVGAVSGLLGLSVGVLEEAFKRQFKGRVDLVGGNVAVVEEVLSIVESSGLSVKLDGPGLKPGRYLLVSGNDAVAMGKVAGGLRYQSYYPITPAADESLALERVTYAEPGGVPVGPILVLQTEDEIAAVASAIGAALAGARSATSTSGPGFDLMVEGISYAGMNEVPIVITYYQRGGPSTGQPTRGAQSDLFNAIFAGHGEFARVVISSGDHEEAFYDAVEAFNIAERYQVPVIHLLDKFIANSVALIPFPDVDSLRIDRGNFVRDRVAGYRRFSLDSLVSPRAPLGSAVMWYTGDEHDEYGHISEDPEIRERMYRKRIEKMDLIRRELPRERKLTYHGPGNPDFLVVGWGSVKGVALEALELLEERGLRGGYVNLKLLWPFPSMEVLELLSKAKVVIAVEHSFGALASKLLMMEAGFRVSRSVVKYTGRPITLDELVAALERILVGGEEKVVLTYGA, encoded by the coding sequence GCGGCTACGGTGTGCTGGCGAGCAGGGAGTACTACTCCAACATCGTTGGGAGGCACAGCTACATCCTCGCGCGGGCGTGCTCCAACCGTACGCCGCTGTCGCTGGGCTACCCGGTGCACGTGGTGGCCGCGATGGACGCTGAGAGTGTTTTCACCCATGCCTTCGACTTGGCTGAGGGGGGTATCCTCGTTTTTGACGCCGACGCTGGGGGTAAGAGGCTGGGCGATGTCGTCAGCATGGAGGATTACACGCGCGAAAGGATCAGGCGGCGGCTCGCAGCCATGGGGATCGGTGACGACCTGGCCTCGCTGGTAAGGTACTTGGAGGAGAGTGCCGGCGTGAAGCCGCTCCCCATCTCCTACAGGCAAGTTCTGGCCAGGGTGGGGGAGAGGCTCAAGCTGAACCCGGCCTACCTCAGCCGTTACGTGAGCTCGGTGATCGTTGGCGCGGTTTCGGGCCTGCTGGGTCTGAGCGTGGGGGTTCTCGAGGAGGCCTTCAAGAGGCAGTTTAAGGGTAGGGTGGATCTCGTCGGGGGCAACGTAGCTGTGGTCGAGGAGGTGCTCTCGATCGTGGAGTCTAGCGGGCTCAGCGTCAAGCTTGACGGGCCTGGGCTGAAGCCTGGGCGTTACCTGCTCGTCTCCGGCAACGATGCCGTAGCCATGGGGAAGGTCGCCGGCGGGCTGCGGTACCAGAGCTACTACCCGATAACCCCCGCAGCGGACGAGTCGCTCGCCCTGGAGAGGGTAACCTACGCTGAGCCCGGAGGAGTCCCCGTGGGCCCCATCCTCGTGCTCCAGACGGAGGACGAGATCGCAGCTGTGGCGTCCGCGATCGGAGCCGCTCTGGCGGGCGCTAGGAGCGCTACCTCGACGAGCGGGCCGGGCTTCGACTTAATGGTGGAGGGGATCTCCTACGCGGGGATGAACGAGGTTCCCATCGTGATCACCTACTACCAGCGCGGCGGCCCCAGTACTGGCCAACCGACGAGGGGGGCGCAGAGCGACCTGTTCAACGCGATCTTCGCCGGTCACGGGGAGTTCGCGAGGGTGGTGATAAGCTCCGGGGATCACGAGGAGGCGTTCTACGACGCTGTGGAAGCCTTCAACATAGCTGAGAGGTACCAGGTGCCCGTCATACACTTGCTCGACAAGTTCATCGCGAACTCCGTTGCCTTGATCCCGTTCCCCGACGTCGATTCGCTGAGGATCGATAGGGGGAACTTCGTTAGGGACCGGGTGGCGGGCTACAGGAGGTTCAGCCTAGATTCCCTGGTTTCGCCGCGTGCGCCTCTGGGGAGCGCCGTGATGTGGTACACGGGAGACGAGCACGATGAGTACGGTCACATCTCCGAGGACCCCGAGATCCGGGAGAGGATGTACCGGAAGAGGATCGAGAAGATGGACCTCATCAGGCGGGAGCTCCCGAGGGAGAGGAAGCTCACCTATCATGGGCCGGGAAACCCCGACTTCCTCGTGGTGGGCTGGGGTAGCGTGAAGGGTGTAGCCCTCGAAGCTCTGGAGCTTCTCGAGGAGAGGGGGCTTAGAGGAGGGTATGTGAACCTCAAGCTCCTGTGGCCTTTCCCCTCGATGGAGGTGCTGGAGCTCCTGAGCAAAGCTAAGGTGGTCATCGCAGTTGAGCACAGCTTTGGAGCGCTGGCCTCGAAGCTCCTGATGATGGAGGCTGGCTTCAGGGTGAGCAGGTCCGTGGTGAAGTACACGGGTAGACCGATCACCCTCGATGAGCTTGTGGCCGCGCTCGAGAGGATCCTGGTGGGCGGGGAGGAGAAGGTGGTGCTCACCTATGGCGCGTAG